The stretch of DNA CTTTACTTAAGGTGGCCCGAATATGATCGATCTTGCGCTGGCGTTTTATCTGGTCCTGGTTCTCCCCTCCCAGCAGTTATGGCGCAGCATCCACAAGAGCGATAAGCCCAAGCGGTCGCGCGCGCAACGCTATCTCGCCACCATTCGCAGCATCGGCGTGACGCTGATCGCGCTGGTGGCGGCGTGCTGGTGGAGCGGCCACACCGCATCCGACCTCGGGCTGGGTGTTCCAGCCTCCGGCGCCGCCCTCTGGTGCCTGCTGATACCGATCCTCGGCCTGCCCCTGCTGCACTATGCCGGCAAGGCGCGCGAGGCGAAAATGCCTCCCGAAAAAGTCGCCGAGATGTATGAGCAGGTGCGCGCCAGCGACGCCCTGCCACGCACTTCCGGCGAACTGAAGCTGTTCGTAGTGACCACGCTGTTCATCGGCGGCGGCTGGGAGCTGCTGTACCGCGGCTTCCTCACGCTGGTGCTGACACCCCTGGTGGGCACCTGGGGCGCGGTAATGATCGCCGGGGTGGCGTATGGCGCCGGCCATGGCTACAGCAATCCCAAACAAATCACCCTCAGCATCGTCTCCGCTATTTTGTTCAGCGTGGGCTATGTGCTGACCGGCAGCCTGTGGTGGCTGATCGTGGTCCATATCGGCATACCGCTAATGGGCGCCATCAGCTGCTACAAGATCCTGAACCAGCAACCGAACGGAGAAGCACATGCGATTTCTTAAAACCCTGTTGATCATCGCGGTCGCCGCCGGCCTGAGTGGCTGCGTCGGCTGGCGCAGTCCTGATGGCGCCAAGCAGACCGGCAGCTTGGTCGACTATCTTTATCCGAACGCGAAAGAGGCGCCGACCCTGGCGCCAAGCGTGGTCAAACTGCGGCCGCCGGTCAAGGTGGGCATCGCCTTCGTGCCCGGCGCAAACTGGAACAACGGCTTGCCGGAAGCCGCCAAGATGAAATTGCTGGAGCGTGTGCGCGATTCGTTCGCAAAGCATCAGTACATCGGCAAGATCGAGATCATCCCGAGCCAGTACCTGCAAGCCAAAGGCGGATTCACCAACCTGGAACAGGTGGCGCGCATGTTCGACGTGGAGGTGGTCACCCTGCTCTCCTACGATCAGGTGCAGTTCAATGACACCAATGCACTGGCGGTGCTGTACTGGACCATCATCGGCGCCTACGTGATCCACGGCGACCAGTACGACGTACAGACCATGGTGGATGCCGCCGTCTTCGATGTCCAGAGCCACAAGCTGCTGTTTCGCGCGCCGGGAACCAGCCGCGTCAAAGGCGGGGCGACGTGGGCCGGCCTTAGTGAAAAACAGCGCCTGGCCGCAGGCGAAGGCTATGAACGCGCGGTCGACCAGTTGATCCCGCAGCTGCAAACGGAATTGGACGGCTTCCGCGAACGGATCAAGAACAACGCCAACTACCAGGTCGAGAACAAGGCTGGCTACAAAGGCGGCGGCGCCATGGGCTGGATCAGCCTTGCGCTGGCAGTATTGCTGGCCGGCGTGGCGTATGCGGTTCGGCGTCGTGCCTGAACTGCTGGAGTTCGACCGCCATGCCATCCTGGCGGGCGAAATCTGGCGGCTGTGGACCTGCCATCTGGTCCACTACTCAACGCGGCATGCATTGATCGACTTAGCCACTGCGGCAGCGGCGTGTTCAGTGGCCCTGCCCGTGCTGGGCTGGCGGCGGCTATGCCTTGCTGTTGCGCTGACGGCGCCGCTGATTGCCGGCGGCCTGCTGCTTCTGGCACCGGATCTGATCTATTATCGCGGCGCGTCCGGCATGGCCGTGATGCTGGTGGTGCTGGCGGCATGCACTTTGTGGAGACAAGCCGGCATCCGGGCACGCACCGCGTTGGCGCTCCTCGGCGTGGCGCTGGCCGTGAAGATCGGCGCCGAAGCCCTCGGCTATACCACCGGCTGGTCGGACCTGCCGGCCGATGTCCACGTTGCGTGGCAGGCGCACCTGTTGGGCGTATCCTCTGCGGCCCTGACAATCAAGATCCTTGCAGTGCGGTAGCCCTGATGCCGCCATGTGGGTACAATCGTAGCAGGTTACGAAGTATTCCAACATGACGCCGCCGCGCGCCGGCGTCGAATTCAGGGCTGGCATGTAATGGCATCAAAACTCTTACTGGCTGCTGCGGCGGTGGTGGTGATCGCGGCCGGCGGTGTGGCGACGCTGGCGGTGAAGCCGCCCGATTTGCTGCGGGTAGGCGCCAATTACGGCGCCAAGATCGTCTGCTCGAATGTGTTTATCGCCGGCCGTAATGCCCAGGCGGTGCTGGCGGAGGATGTGCAGGCGCCCGGCCATCCGGTGCTGAAATATTTAAAGGTGCAGGTAGACCAGCAGCGCAAAACCGTACGGGCGCAGTTCTTTGGTTTTGTCGGCGACGGTCTGGCGGTGTACCGCCCCGGCACCGGCTGCGCGGCGGCGCCGGATGGCGATGCGGCGCGGGCTTCACAGTATCAATTCAATCCGATCAGGATCTGGGGGCCATCGCCTAATGTGCCGTGGCCTACCGGTTCGATGGAAGATACCAATCCGGCGGTGCAGGCTTTGCTGGCGCAGGATGCGCTGGCCGGTGCGGGCATGCGCGGCATGGCGGTGATTTATCGCGGGCGTTTGGTGGCGCAGCGTTATGGCGCAGGTTTCACGGCGGCGTCGCCGTTGCTGGGATGGTCGATGGCCAAGACCGTGAGCGCGGCGCTGGCCGGCATGCAGATCTCAGATGGCAAGCTGTCCTTGCAACAGAGCGGTTTTTGGCCCGCTGGCGATGAGCGCGCGCAGATCACGCTCGCGCAGTTGATGTCGATGAGCAGCGGCTTGCGCTGGAACGAAGGCTACGGCGATGTCTCCGATGCGACACGCATGCTATATCTGGAACCGGATATGGCGGCTTTCACGACGACGCAACCCATGGAGCACCCGCCGGGCACGAAGTGGAATTATTCAAGTGGCAGCACGGTGCTGTTGTCGCGTATCTGGCAGCGGGCTGCCGGCGGTGACGCCAAGGCCGCGGTGTCGGCTGCGGTGCTGTCGCTGCCGCATGACCGTTTGTTTGCGCCGCTAGGCATGAGCAGCGCGGTAATCGAAGCCGATGCACGTGGCAATCTGGTTGGCTCCAGTTATATGTATGCGACCACACAGGATTGGGCGCGCTTTGGCCAGTTCCTGTTGCAGGACGGCGTTTGGCAGGGCAAGCGCTATTTGCCGGATGGTTTTGTCAGCGGAATGCAGCAGGTGGCGCCGGCGTCGGGTGGCGCGTATGGGCAAGGCTCGGTATGGCGCTATGGGCCTTCGGGCGCTACGCCGGAGGGGCAGAATCCCGATACGCGTTTTCAGCTTCCTGCGGATACGTATTGGATGGAGGGGCACGATGGACAAAGCATCGCCATTGTGCCGTCGCAGCAGTTGGTGGTGGTGCGGCTTGGCTTAACGCCGCATCGGCTGATGTATCAGCCGCAGGCGCTACTGGCGGCGGTGATGAAGGCGGTGCAGCAATGACGGGCGTACCGTATCGCCTGCTGCGCCACCACCTGCCGATGCTGCTGACCGGCGCGCGCGTGGTCGGACATACTGTGCTTAACGCGATTGGGCCAGCATCCCCGACACCGGCGCGTAGCACCGACACCGTCGCGCGGGTGATCGATGCGCCTGCGGCGGAGCTGGTGGCGCAGTACGTTGCCTGGTCGGGCGCTGACGACGGCTATCAAGGTGAGCTGCCGCCGCACATGGTCTCGCAGTGGAGTTTGCCGTTGGTTGGCGAGCTGCTGCTGCGCATGCCCCACAAGCTAACCACCGTAATCAATCAGGGCGTAGGCCTAAGCGTACATGGCCCGCTGCCACGCGACACGCCGCTGCATGTCAGCGCCGCGGTTGAGCAGATTGAGCACACGCCGGGCCGGATCAAGTTGGTGGTGGCGGTCATCACAGGCACGGCGCAACTGCCGTTGCTGGTGGAGGCGCGTCTGCATATGAGCTTTTTGCTGCCAGGACCGCGTCCGGCCAAGGCTGCGCACGTGCGGCATAATGAACCTCAGTGGCAAACCGCCGGCGCCTGGCAGGCCGACGCGCGTGATGGCCTGCGCTTTGCGCTGCTGACTGGCGATTTCAATCCTATCCACTGGTGCGGGCCACTGGCGCGACGTTCGGCGTTCCGCAGCCTGGTGCTGCACGGCTTCGGCAGCTTCGTGCGCAGCTACGAAATGCTGCAGCAGCAAGGGATCAGCTTCCGCGAGATCGACGTTCGCTTCGTCAAGCCGGTACCGCTGCCCTGCACCGCGTTGACGGTGCAAACAGCGCCGCCCGGCGCTAATGGCTGGCGCGCCGTGCGGCTGGTCGGCAGCGGCGCCGGTGCCAGCGTTCATTTGGCGGGAAACTTGCGCTAGCGGCGTTGCGCGCCACCCTTCACCGGTGTATTGTCACGGCAGCAGACAACCATGGAACGCGCGATGACGATATTGATACTGGGCCTGATAATTTTTCTCGGACTGCACTCGATCCGCATCTTCGCGGAAGACTGGCGGAACCGGGTACGCGTCCGCATGGGCCTCCTGCCATGGCGCGCGCTGTATTCCGTGGTATCGATCAGCAGCCTGCTGCTGATCATCTGGGGCTATAGCCTGGCGCGCCAGGCACCCATCATCATCTGGACGCCGCCGCCATTCACGCGCCACCTGGCCGCGCTGCTGGCGGTAATCGCCTTCGTCTTCATCACCGCCGCCTACATCCCGCGCAACGGCATCAAGGCCAAACTGCATCACCCGATGACGCTGGGGATCAAGACCTGGGCGCTGGCCCACCTGATCGCCAACGGCACGCTGCACGACATCCTGTTGTTCGGCAGCTTCCTGATATGGGCGATCCTGCTGTTTCGCGCCTCGCGCAAACGTGATGCGGCACTAGGCACGATCTACCCGCAAGGCAGCGGCGGCGCCACTGCGCTCACCATCGTGGCCGGCATTGCCGGCGCCATCATCTTCGCGCTATGGCTGCACTTGCCGCTGATCGGCGTGCGGCCGTTCTAATTGCATTTGCCGCGCACCACGGCGGCAATCACCCACGGCAGCGAGTAAGGGCCGACCACCTTCACCGGGCCGATATGGGCCGGTTGCAGCTTCAGCGCGTCCGAATGCAGACAGTCCGGCACCTTGGCCTGCTCGAAGGCGGCGCTCATGCGTGCTTCTACGGAATTGGCGCGGAAAGCGCCGGCTTGCGGATTGACCGCCAGCGGCGGCGGCGGCTGCGGCGTTTCAGCGACGGTCTCGCGCACTGCTTTCTTGATCACGTCATCGGTCAACGCCGGCTGCGCAGGCGCCGCCTGCGTTGGCGGCGTCAGCTCGATGGCCGCTTCCTTCTGCGCCGCCGCAGCAGCGAAGGTATGCGCCGCCAGCAAAGTAGTGAGGATAATAGGCATGGAAGGGGTCAGGAAGGTTCCGCCACGCGGACCGCATTGCGTCCGCCCTGCTTGGCAGCGTACAGCATCTTGTCGGCCTGCGCCAGCCAGTCCGCAGGCTTCTGCGCCTTGTCCATATAGGCCACACCGATGGAGATGGTGATCGGATGATCTTCCTGTAGCGTGGCCGTGGCCACCGCGCCGCGCAAGCCCTCGGCCAGGCTGGCCGCCGCATTCAGGCCCGCGCCGCTGGCGATAATCGCGAACTCCTCGCCGCCGTAACGGAAAATCCGGTCCGACGAACGCGTGTGCCGCCGCATCAACTCTGCTAGTCGCATCAGCACCTTGTCGCCGGCGGCGTGCCCATATTGATCGTTGACCTGCTTGAAATGATCCAGATCCAGCAGCAGCAAGCTCGATTCCAGCTGCGGACGGCGCTCCTGCGCGTATTCGGCCAGATGCCGCTCCAGCGCGCGGCGGTTGCCCACGCCGGTCAGGAAATCCAGCTCCGCCGCATTATGCAGCCGGCGGTTTTGCACGCCGGTGCGGTAAGAGAATATGTAGGCAAACAGGTTGACCAGGCCGACCGTGACGATGATGGTGGCCAGGTTCAGCATCTCCACCCGTCCATGCAAGACCGCCACCAGCACCAGCAGTCCGACGCTGTTGATCGCCAGCGCCACCGATGGCCGCAGCACGAAGTACGCCGAGATCATGGTCGGATACACCCAGTACACCAGCCCCACGCCGCGCAGATAAACGGTGGTCAGCATGCCGCCGGTGTAGAAAATGGTGACGCACACGCTAGCCACCTGATAACGGCCGGTGCGCCACACATGCACAATCACCGACGACATGGCCAGCACCAGCGCCATGTCGACCATGGCCGAAGCCCAGCTGCCTTGCAGCAGCCGGTAAATACCAAAGGGAAGAATGCTCGGGATGCTGAGGGCGCACAGCATCATCAGGATGACTTCTTCCTGACGCCGCTGGCGCCCTCCCGACAGCCAGCGCCAGCGTCCGGCGCCGGGTTTGTCGGTGCTACTCATGACGCATCTCAGTGAGCCGGCTCAGGGGTCGGACCTTGGGTCGGACCTTCGGGCGGCGCGTCCGCTGGTTCGGCGTGCGCCTTATGCTCGCCGGCCAGCCACAGGTACATGGCCGGCACGACGAACAGCGTAAACAAGGTACCGATCGACAGCCCGGTAAAGATCACCAGGCCCATGGCGTGACGGCCGGCCGCGCCGGCGCCCGACGCGATCACCAGAGGGATCACGCCGAACACCATCGCCGCCGTCGTCATCAGGATCGGACGCAGACGGGTGGCTGCCGCCTCCTCGATCGCTTCGCGCTTGGACTTGCCCGATTCGCGCAGGTGATTGGCCACCTCCACGATCAGGATGCCGTGCTTGGAGATGAGGCCCATCAGCGTCACCAGACCCACCTGGGTGTAGATGTTGATCGAGGCGAAGCCGAGGAAGATAAACGTCATCGCCCCGAACAGCGCCATCGGCACCGAGAACAGGATCACGATCGGATCGCGGAAGCTCTCAAACTGCGCCGCCAGCGCCAGGAACACGATGATCACGGCGAACAGCATGGTCGCCAGGAAGCCGCCCGATTCCGCCGCATACTGGCGCGATTCACCCGAGAAGTCAGCCGTATAGCCCGACGGCGCCACTTCCTTCAGGGCGTCGCGCAGGTACTGCTGGATCTCGCCCTGCGACGAGCCGGTCACGCCGGAAATGGTCGCGGAGTTCAGCTGCTGGAAGCGGGTAATCGATTCCGGCTGCACCGTGTACTTGATGCTGGCCACGGTGCTGGCCGGGATCATGTCGCCGGTCGGGGTCTTAATGTAGAAGTTCAGCACATCGTCCGGATTGAGACGGTCGACCTGCTGCACCTGCGGGATCACCTTGTACGAACGGCCGGCGATCGAGAAGTAGTTGACGTAACCGCCGCCCAGCGCCGCGCCCATGGCGTTGCCGAAGTCCTGCTGCGTCAGGCCCAGCGTGGCCAGCTTGTCGCGGTCCACTTCGACCTTGGCTTGCGGCGTGTCGATTTTCAGGTCGACGTCGACGAAGTAGAACTTGTTGTCCTTGCGCGCCTTGTCCAGCACCGCCTGCGCCACCGCGTTCAGATTCTCGAACGGCTCGGTGGTGGTGATCACGAACTGCACCGGCAAGCCCGAGCTGCCCGGCAGCGCCGGGAACTGGAACGCCGCCACGCGGCCGCCGGCGATGTGATTCCACTTGGCCTGCAATTCGGTCTGGATTTCGTGCGCCGAGCGGCTCCGCTTGTCCCACGATTTAAACAGTACGCCGCCAATACCGGCATTGGTGGTCGGCACGCCGGTGATCTGGAACATCTGATCGTATTCCGGCAGCGATTTCGCCACATCGAAAATCTGCTTGGCGTACGTCTGCATCTGGTCCGACGTGGCGGTAGGCGCACCGACCACCTGCGACAGCACGATGCCCTGGTCTTCTTCCGGCGCCAGCTCGGACTGCGACATCTTGAACTGGATGATCAGCAGGCCAAACACGATGAAGCCGAACACGATCAGCACCACCCAGGTATTCAGCAGGCTACTCAACACGCGCAGATAGCCGTCATGCACCTTGGCGAACACGCGGTCGATGGCCTTGACGAATTTTCCTTCATCCTGCTTGTGGTCGAAGAAGTGGCCGCACATCATCGGCGACAGCGTCAGCGCGACGATGCCGGACACCGCCACCGCGCCCGCCAGCGTAAACGCGAACTCGGTGAACAGCGCGCCGGTCAGGCCGCCCTGGAAGCCGATCGGCACATACACCGCGATCAGCACCACCGTCATCGCCAGGATCGGACTACCCAGTTCGCGCGCGGCCTGGATGGCGGCGTCCATCGGCGACATGCCTTCCTTCATATGACGGTCGACGTTCTCCACCACGATAATCGCGTCATCGACCACCAGGCCGATGGCCAGCACGATCGCCAACAGCGTCAGCAGGTTGATCGAATAACCCAGCATCAGCATCACGAAGAAGGTGCCGATCAGCGACAGCGGCATCGCCACCACCGGCACGATCACCGCACGGAAGCTGCCGAGGAACAGGTAGATCACGATGGTCACGATCACCAGCGCTTCGATCAGCGTCTTCACCACTTCATCGATCGAGGTGTTGATGAACTCCGTCGAGTCGTAGACGATTTCACCGGTCAGGCCGGTCGGCAGCTGCGATTTGATGCCGGGGAAGGCTTCGCGCACGCGCTTGGCCACGTCCAGGATGTTGGCGTCCGGCGCCACCTTGATACCGATGAACACCGAGCGCACGCCGCTGAAGGCAACGTTGAAGTCATAGTTCTCGGAACCCAGCGTGACGGTGGCGATATCCTCCAGCCGCACGATGGCGCCGTCCTGCTGCTTGACGGAGAGCTGCTTGAATTCCTCCACCGTGTGCAGGTCGGTGCCGGCAGTCAGCGGCACGGTCACCGCCTGGCCCTTGGTCGAACCCAGGCCGGCCAGGTAGTTGTTGGACGCCAGCGCCTGACTGACTTCCGCCGCGGTGACGCCATGCGCCGCCATCTTGTCGGAGTCCAGCCATGCGCGCAGCGCGAACTGGCGCGCGCCCAGCAGCTCGGCGGTCTGTACGCCCTGGACCGAGTCGAGCTTCGGCTTGACCACGCGCGCCAGGAAGTCGGTCACGTTATTGGTCGGCAGCGTGTCGCTATAGAAGCCCATGTACATGGCGTCGGTAGTCTGGCCGGTTTGCACCGTCAGCACCGGTTGCTGCGCCTGTTGTGGCAACTGGTTCTTGACCGAGTTGACCTGGGTGGTGATCTCGGTCAGCGCGCGGTTGGAATCGTAGTTCAAGCGCAGCGTGGCAGTAATGGTCGACACGCCGCTGTTGGACGACGACGACAGGTAATCAATCCCCTGCGCCTGCGCGATGGCCGATTCCAGCGGCTGGGTGATAAAGCCCGCCACCGTGGCCGCATCCGCGCCATAGTAGGTGGTGGAGATGGTCACCACCGCATTCTGCGTCTTCGGATACTGGTTGACCGGAAGACTGAACAGCGAGCGCAGGCCCAGCACCACGATCAGTAAACTGATCACGCTGGCCAGCACCGGCTTCTTGATGAAGATATCGGTAAAATTCATGGCGCTTTATCCTCAGTGTTCCTGCGGCGTCGGATTCGGACTGTTCGCCGGCTGCACCTTGTTGTCGATCACAACCGGCGTACCGTTCTTCAGTTTCAGCTGGCCGCTGGTGACCACGGTCTGGCCTTCCTTCAAGCCGGTGAGAATCGCCACCTGGTCGCCACGGGTCGGACCGGTGGTCACGAACACCTGCTGCGCCACCAGGTAAGCCTGGCCTTTGTCATCCTTCATGGCATCCTTGGAATCGGCCGGCGGCGGCGCCAGCAGGAACACGGTCGAGCCATACGGGTTGTAGGTAATGGCGGTCTGCGGCAAGGTCAGGTATTTTTTCAGCTCCCCCTGATCCAGGCTGACGTTGGCGAACATGCCCGGCAACAGCTGGCGCTTGGCGTTCGGCAGCGTGGCCTGCACCTGCACGTTGCGGGTGGCCGCATCGATTTTAGGACTGATCGAAGTTACCTTGGCGGCAAAGCCCACGCCAGGATAGGAATCGCTGGTCAGGTTCAGCTTCTGGCCGATGGACAGGCTGGCTAGCTGCTTTTGCGGGATGAAGAAATCGGCGTACAGGGTGTCGATGGTTTGCAGCGTCACCAGCTTGTCGCCCGGATTCAGGTACTGGCCCGGATTGATGGCGGTGATCCCCAGCTTGCCGGCGAACGGCGCGCGGATGGTCTTCTTGTCGACCAGAGCTTTCTGCTGCGAGACCAGCGCCTGCTTGGCTTTCAGGTCGGCTTCGTCGCCGTCGACCTGCGCCTGGCTGATGGCTTGCGCCGACAGTTGCAGCTTGTCGCGCTTGAGCGTGGTGCCGGCCAGATCGGCGTTGGCTTGCAGCGCGCGCAACTGGGCGATGTCGGAATCGGCATTCATCTCAAACAGCACCTGCCCTGCTTTTACCTCGTCGCCCGACTTGAAGCGCACTTCGCGCACCAGGCCGGCGATCTCGGTGGTGACATCGACACCGCGCACCGGCGCCAGCGTGCCGACGGAGGTCAGCTGCGGCTGCCATTCTGCGGTTTGCGCCTTGACGGCGGTAACCACCTGCGCGGCCGGCTTGGGCGCGCTGGCGATCAATTTTTTAATCTGTAAAAATTTCCCGAACGCGAGTACAGCGATCAGTAAAATCACCAACCCTACCATGATGAGCATGCGCTTGGTCGTCGGTCGCTTGGCCATGAATCGTTCTCCTGCGGATTTGAATGATGCGTTTATTGGTTTTTACCGTCTTTGCCATATGGTGCGGCGGCGGACACCGTCGTTGCGGCCGGCACGCCATCGGCGCGATTCCACCAGCCGCCGCCCAGTGCCTGGAACAGCGCTGCCGTATCGGCATAGCGGGTGGCCTGCGCCTGCACCAGGCTGATATGGGTTTGCTGATAGCTGCGCTGCGCGTCCAGCAACACCAGGTAGCTGATGCCACCCAGCTTGTACTGCTGTTCGGACAAGTCCAGCGTTTCCTTGGCCAGGGCCTCGGCTTCCGCCTGCGACTTCAGCGCGGCGGCATCCGAGTCCAGCGCGCGCAGCGTGTCGGCGACGTTCTGGAACGCGGTCAGCACGGTGGCGCGATACTGCGCTGACGCCGCATCGTAGGCCGCTTCGGCGGCGCGGCGTTGCGCGCTCAGCGCGCCACCGTTGAACACTGGCTGCGCAACGCCGGCCAGCAAACTCCATGCGGTGGTCTGCGAGTCGAACAGCTTGCCGAAGGTGGTGGCGCTGGAGCCGTAGCTGCCGGTCAGCGAGAACTGCGGATACTGCGCCGCCGTCGCCACGCCGATATTGGCGCTGGCCTGATGCAGCGCTTCCTCGCTGGCGCGGATGTCGGGCCGCTGGCGCACCAGCGCCGACGGCAGCGACACCGGCAGCTGCTGCGGCAGTGTCAGCGACTCCAGCGTAAACTCCGGCATGCCGCCTTCGCCCGGCAGCTTGCCGGCCAATACCGACAATTGATGGCGCGCGGCCGCCAGCGCTTTTTCCAGCGGCGCGATGGTGGCGTTAATCTGCGCCACCTGGTTGCGCTGGCTGAGCACCGTGGTGCGCGGAATGGCGCCGAACTCGAACTGCTTCTCGATCACATTCTGCTGCTTGGTCAGCGCATCCAGCACTTCGCGCGTGGCCTGCAACTGCGCCCGCAGCGATGCTTCCTGGATGGCGGTGGTGACCACGTTGGCGCTCAGCGTCAGGTAAGTCGCCTCGACCTGGAAGCGCTGGTAATCTACAGCGGCTTGCGCGCCTTCCAGTGTGCGGCGCGTGCCGCCAAACACGTCCGGCGTGTAGGCGACGTTGACCGATGCGTTGTAGACGTTATAAACGCCGGCTGCAGCGCCGGCGCTGGACGCGCTGATCTTCTGCCGCCCGCCGCCCAACTGCGCGTTGACCGATGGATAGAGCAGATTGCCTGCTTGCGCGTTGTAGTTCTCCTGCGCCTGCCGCAACACCGCTTCAGCCGCGGCCATATTGGGGTTCTGCGCCAGCGCGCTGCGGATCAACTGATCCAGCGCCGGCGAACGAAATAACGACCACCACTGCGCAGGAATCTCCTGCCCAAATGCGAACTGCTGAGACGCCCCGCCAACGCCAGGCGCCGACGCGGTCTGCTGCGGCAGCGGTGTCGGCGTGTAGCTGTCACCGGCAGTGGCCGGCGCAGCGGGGGATTTAAAATTCGGCCCGAGCGCGCAACCGCCCAGACCGGCGGCAATCAACGCCGCCACGCCGGCCCGCAGGGCCAGCGCATTGAACTGCTTGAAGATTCTTCTTTTCACTACA from Duganella dendranthematis encodes:
- a CDS encoding CPBP family intramembrane glutamic endopeptidase, with amino-acid sequence MIDLALAFYLVLVLPSQQLWRSIHKSDKPKRSRAQRYLATIRSIGVTLIALVAACWWSGHTASDLGLGVPASGAALWCLLIPILGLPLLHYAGKAREAKMPPEKVAEMYEQVRASDALPRTSGELKLFVVTTLFIGGGWELLYRGFLTLVLTPLVGTWGAVMIAGVAYGAGHGYSNPKQITLSIVSAILFSVGYVLTGSLWWLIVVHIGIPLMGAISCYKILNQQPNGEAHAIS
- the rhlP gene encoding rhombotarget lipoprotein (RhlP (RHombo-target LipoProtein) is a family of predicted lipoproteins that, in general, co-occurs with a form of rhombosortase, and that has an apparent cleavage site for that enzyme, a GlyGly motif, near the C-terminus.) → MRFLKTLLIIAVAAGLSGCVGWRSPDGAKQTGSLVDYLYPNAKEAPTLAPSVVKLRPPVKVGIAFVPGANWNNGLPEAAKMKLLERVRDSFAKHQYIGKIEIIPSQYLQAKGGFTNLEQVARMFDVEVVTLLSYDQVQFNDTNALAVLYWTIIGAYVIHGDQYDVQTMVDAAVFDVQSHKLLFRAPGTSRVKGGATWAGLSEKQRLAAGEGYERAVDQLIPQLQTELDGFRERIKNNANYQVENKAGYKGGGAMGWISLALAVLLAGVAYAVRRRA
- the rrtA gene encoding rhombosortase, whose amino-acid sequence is MRFGVVPELLEFDRHAILAGEIWRLWTCHLVHYSTRHALIDLATAAAACSVALPVLGWRRLCLAVALTAPLIAGGLLLLAPDLIYYRGASGMAVMLVVLAACTLWRQAGIRARTALALLGVALAVKIGAEALGYTTGWSDLPADVHVAWQAHLLGVSSAALTIKILAVR
- a CDS encoding serine hydrolase domain-containing protein, with protein sequence MASKLLLAAAAVVVIAAGGVATLAVKPPDLLRVGANYGAKIVCSNVFIAGRNAQAVLAEDVQAPGHPVLKYLKVQVDQQRKTVRAQFFGFVGDGLAVYRPGTGCAAAPDGDAARASQYQFNPIRIWGPSPNVPWPTGSMEDTNPAVQALLAQDALAGAGMRGMAVIYRGRLVAQRYGAGFTAASPLLGWSMAKTVSAALAGMQISDGKLSLQQSGFWPAGDERAQITLAQLMSMSSGLRWNEGYGDVSDATRMLYLEPDMAAFTTTQPMEHPPGTKWNYSSGSTVLLSRIWQRAAGGDAKAAVSAAVLSLPHDRLFAPLGMSSAVIEADARGNLVGSSYMYATTQDWARFGQFLLQDGVWQGKRYLPDGFVSGMQQVAPASGGAYGQGSVWRYGPSGATPEGQNPDTRFQLPADTYWMEGHDGQSIAIVPSQQLVVVRLGLTPHRLMYQPQALLAAVMKAVQQ
- a CDS encoding MaoC/PaaZ C-terminal domain-containing protein; the encoded protein is MTGVPYRLLRHHLPMLLTGARVVGHTVLNAIGPASPTPARSTDTVARVIDAPAAELVAQYVAWSGADDGYQGELPPHMVSQWSLPLVGELLLRMPHKLTTVINQGVGLSVHGPLPRDTPLHVSAAVEQIEHTPGRIKLVVAVITGTAQLPLLVEARLHMSFLLPGPRPAKAAHVRHNEPQWQTAGAWQADARDGLRFALLTGDFNPIHWCGPLARRSAFRSLVLHGFGSFVRSYEMLQQQGISFREIDVRFVKPVPLPCTALTVQTAPPGANGWRAVRLVGSGAGASVHLAGNLR
- a CDS encoding NnrU family protein, giving the protein MERAMTILILGLIIFLGLHSIRIFAEDWRNRVRVRMGLLPWRALYSVVSISSLLLIIWGYSLARQAPIIIWTPPPFTRHLAALLAVIAFVFITAAYIPRNGIKAKLHHPMTLGIKTWALAHLIANGTLHDILLFGSFLIWAILLFRASRKRDAALGTIYPQGSGGATALTIVAGIAGAIIFALWLHLPLIGVRPF
- a CDS encoding GGDEF domain-containing protein; its protein translation is MSSTDKPGAGRWRWLSGGRQRRQEEVILMMLCALSIPSILPFGIYRLLQGSWASAMVDMALVLAMSSVIVHVWRTGRYQVASVCVTIFYTGGMLTTVYLRGVGLVYWVYPTMISAYFVLRPSVALAINSVGLLVLVAVLHGRVEMLNLATIIVTVGLVNLFAYIFSYRTGVQNRRLHNAAELDFLTGVGNRRALERHLAEYAQERRPQLESSLLLLDLDHFKQVNDQYGHAAGDKVLMRLAELMRRHTRSSDRIFRYGGEEFAIIASGAGLNAAASLAEGLRGAVATATLQEDHPITISIGVAYMDKAQKPADWLAQADKMLYAAKQGGRNAVRVAEPS
- a CDS encoding efflux RND transporter permease subunit gives rise to the protein MNFTDIFIKKPVLASVISLLIVVLGLRSLFSLPVNQYPKTQNAVVTISTTYYGADAATVAGFITQPLESAIAQAQGIDYLSSSSNSGVSTITATLRLNYDSNRALTEITTQVNSVKNQLPQQAQQPVLTVQTGQTTDAMYMGFYSDTLPTNNVTDFLARVVKPKLDSVQGVQTAELLGARQFALRAWLDSDKMAAHGVTAAEVSQALASNNYLAGLGSTKGQAVTVPLTAGTDLHTVEEFKQLSVKQQDGAIVRLEDIATVTLGSENYDFNVAFSGVRSVFIGIKVAPDANILDVAKRVREAFPGIKSQLPTGLTGEIVYDSTEFINTSIDEVVKTLIEALVIVTIVIYLFLGSFRAVIVPVVAMPLSLIGTFFVMLMLGYSINLLTLLAIVLAIGLVVDDAIIVVENVDRHMKEGMSPMDAAIQAARELGSPILAMTVVLIAVYVPIGFQGGLTGALFTEFAFTLAGAVAVSGIVALTLSPMMCGHFFDHKQDEGKFVKAIDRVFAKVHDGYLRVLSSLLNTWVVLIVFGFIVFGLLIIQFKMSQSELAPEEDQGIVLSQVVGAPTATSDQMQTYAKQIFDVAKSLPEYDQMFQITGVPTTNAGIGGVLFKSWDKRSRSAHEIQTELQAKWNHIAGGRVAAFQFPALPGSSGLPVQFVITTTEPFENLNAVAQAVLDKARKDNKFYFVDVDLKIDTPQAKVEVDRDKLATLGLTQQDFGNAMGAALGGGYVNYFSIAGRSYKVIPQVQQVDRLNPDDVLNFYIKTPTGDMIPASTVASIKYTVQPESITRFQQLNSATISGVTGSSQGEIQQYLRDALKEVAPSGYTADFSGESRQYAAESGGFLATMLFAVIIVFLALAAQFESFRDPIVILFSVPMALFGAMTFIFLGFASINIYTQVGLVTLMGLISKHGILIVEVANHLRESGKSKREAIEEAAATRLRPILMTTAAMVFGVIPLVIASGAGAAGRHAMGLVIFTGLSIGTLFTLFVVPAMYLWLAGEHKAHAEPADAPPEGPTQGPTPEPAH